Proteins from one Dromiciops gliroides isolate mDroGli1 chromosome 6, mDroGli1.pri, whole genome shotgun sequence genomic window:
- the LAP3 gene encoding cytosol aminopeptidase, which translates to MLLSLPLPALRRLGVWSLRGKLLTCRGFSASSPLSQSRAMTKGLVLGIYAKEKDDDDAPQFTSAGDKFDKLVSGKLRELLALSGPPLKAGKTRIFYGLHQDFPSVVVAGLGKKTSGIDELENWNEGKENIRVAVAAACRQIQDLEITSVEVDPCGDAQAAAEGAVLGLYEFDELKHKKKTVVSAQLYGSGDDEAWQKGVVFANGQNLARRLMEAPANKMTPTKFAEVIEQKLKSVSDNTTVHIRNKSWIEEQGMGAFLSVAKGSEEPPVFLEIHYTGSPTADDSPLVFVGKGITFDSGGISIKPSANMDLMRADMGGAATICSTIITAATLNLPLNLIGLAPLCENMPSGKANKPGDVVRAKNGKTIQVDNTDAEGRLILADALCYAHTFNPKVIINAATLTGAMDIALGSGATGVFTNSSWLWTKLFEASTETGDRMWRMPLFEHYTRQIVDCQLADINNIGKYRSGGACTAAAFLKEFVTHSKWAHLDIAGVMTNKDEVPYLKKGMSGRPTRTLTEFLVRMSKDKENSQ; encoded by the exons ATGCTGCTCTCGCTGCCTCTTCCGGCATTGAGGAGACTCGGTGTTTGGAGCTTGAGAGGGAAGCTCCTCACCTGCAGGGGCTTTTCCGCTTCGTCCCCGCTCAGCCAGAGCAGAGCCATGACCAAG GGCCTTGTTTTAGGCATCTATGCCAAAgaaaaggatgatgatgatgcccCTCAGTTTACAAGTGCAGGAGACAAATTTGATAAGCTTGTATCTGGAAAGCTTAGAGAACTTTTGGCCCT gtCTGGGCCTCCACTGAAGGCAGGCAAAACGCGTATATTTTATGGTCTTCATCAG GACTTCCCCAGTGTTGTTGTAGCTGGCCTGGGTAAAAAGACATCTGGGATAGATGAACTGGAAAACTGGAATGAAGGCAAAGAAAACATCCGAGTTGCTGTTGCag ctGCATGCAGGCAAATTCAGGACCTAGAAATTACTTCTGTGGAAGTAGATCCCTGTGGAGATGCTCAGGCTGCTGCAGAAGGAGCTGTTCTTGGTCTCTATGAATTTGATGAGTTAAAGCATAAAAAGAAGACTGTAGTTTCTGCTCAACTCTATGGGAG TGGTGATGATGAAGCTTGGCAGAAAGGAGTTGTGTTTGCTAATGGGCAGAACCTAGCCCGACGATTGATGGAAGCACCAGCCAACAAAATGACTCCAACCAAATTTGCAGAAGTCATTGAGCAGAAGCTCAAAAGTGTGAGTGACAACACAACGGTCCATATACG GAACAAATCTTGGATTGAGGAGCAAGGAATGGGAGCCTTCCTGAGCGTGGCAAAAGGGTCTGAAGAACCACCAGTCTTCTTAGAAATCCACTATACAGGCAGTCCTACTGCAGATGACTCACCATTAGTGTTTGTTGGAAAAGGAATCACCTTTGATAG TGGTGGCATCTCAATCAAACCTTCTGCAAACATGGATCTCATGAGAGCTGACATGGGAGGGGCAGCAACTATATGTTCAACTATCATCACAGCAGCAACTCTAAACTTACCACTTAATCTTATTG GTTTGGCTCCACTTTGTGAAAATATGCCCAGTGGGAAGGCAAACAAACCAGGAGATGTTGTTAGGGCGAAGAATGGGAAAACGATACAG GTTGATAATACAGATGCTGAGGGAAGGCTCATATTAGCTGATGCTCTCTGTTATGCCCACACATTTAACCCAAAGGTTATAATAAATGCTGCAACTTTAACAG gAGCCATGGACATTGCTTTGGGGTCAGGTGCCACTGGAGTTTTTACCAATTCATCCTGGCTGTGGACTAAACTATTTGAG gcaaGCACTGAAACAGGGGACCGCATGTGGAGGATGCCTCTCTTTGAACATTATACAAGACAGATTGTAGATTGTCAGCTTGCTGATATTAATAATATTGGGAAATACAG ATCTGGGGGAGCTTGTACAGCTGCAGCGTTCCTGAAGGAATTTGTAACTCATTCTAAATGGGCTCATTTGGATATAGCAGGAGTGATGACAAATAAAGATGAGGTTCCATATCTGAAGAAAGGAATGTCAGGAAGGCCTACAAGGACCCTGACAGAGTTCCTGGTTCGAATgagtaaagacaaagaaaattctCAGTGA